Below is a window of Malus domestica chromosome 13, GDT2T_hap1 DNA.
aagacactgggctcggcctttaagttctttaggttcaAGCAATGAACCTGAAGATATGGCCgaagtctcctctcggcaggtttaaAACAAAACCTTCTTGCTATCTTTTTCGTGATGTCCTTGAGCTTAAACTGATTTTTGtgtgcagccttcatgggaagtcgagttCAAAGCTCTCTTATCAAGCACTACCAGAGCGGTTGGTCCTTCGGCCACCACAACTGAACCTGCTGATTCAACTGCTTTAGTTCAGTTGCAAGAAATCTTGTCTCTCTTGTCATCGTAAGTCCTTGAGTGCAAAGGTCTTGATTTGTTGGGTGCATGCCTAAACAATCTCAGAACCGATGATCAAATGAGCGCCGAGGCTATCGTTTAGGCGTCGTCCACCTTAGAGCGCATTCGTAAAACCTTTAGTGTCCTCGAGAACGCTCTGAAGGATGAACAAGATCTAAAAGCAACCATGGCTGTCCAAAATGCTCTACAGCCGAAGATCGATGCTCTAAAGGCTAAAGGAGAAGCCTTGGCCGACCTCGAACATCAAATAGCCGAATTGGCAAAATGAAGGTCGGCtattgcttctgagcttgcgaAGGACTTTGAGTCGGGCGGCAAAGATTGTTTAACCGAGTATGCGGTGAGCGCGAAACGAATCGAGCAGTTGAAGATGGACAAGAAGAACCAGCAGGCCGAGGTCATCATGGGCgaggtgcggtggttggagctgAAGGCCCTTCTTGgcactcttcttccttcttcgccCTAAATTTATTTGGATGTAAACTGATCGACCTACTTAATCTGTATATTCTTTTATTGATCTTAATTAACTGAATTtctattcccgcatttcccatgtgatcGGATAGTACTTTttcaaaaacttcccattgattggcAATTTGTGAACTAAGCCAGTCCGGTCTCTAAGATGATATGCCCCATTGCCGTATACTTTATGTACAACAAACGGCCCTGCCCAATTTGGCGACCATTTCCGAACCCGGGGTCTTTAAGTCCTACAGGTAACGCCGTTTGCCAAACCAACTCTCCCTCGCCAAATGTTTTCTGTCGGACCTTTTGATTATAAGCTCGCTCGGTAATccgtttttgtgccaccagCAAGTTGTAAGCAtcaagtcgcgcttcttccaaatcGTCTAACTCCTGTCTCATGGTGGAATGGATCGAGGAGGAGATGGAACATCGGAAGACAAAAGGACGCAATCATAAAAGGGGTGTTAATTTCCCATAAAAGTGGCTTGAGCCACTTTTCGCAGAAACTTGTTAAAATAATTCTCCCACAAAAGTGGCTTGAGCCATCTTTTGTAGAAAGTCAATCAAGACAGCAGCCTACTAATAAATGGAGTCTTTTGGGGTTTCAAGGGCTTTATTATATGtttgttattttcattttaattccCTAAGTCTTTTAAGTTTCCCAAAAGGTTGTAAAAGGCTTATTTAAGCCATGGCTTTGTAATCATTTAGACATTTTTcaatcaattaatcaaattatcctTTGGGATTTCTATCAACTGGTAGACTCCAGTAACTTTGTTCTACAAGGGATTACGCTGGTAACCCTTTCATTGCTTCGTGCTGCATCAATTGGTACCAGAGCAGGTTTCTCTCATCTTGGCATCGTTGATTATCCTATCTATCCATGGGTGATCGTGATCATGAACCTACTCCTATCACTCGAGCAGACTTGGATGCTCAAGCTGAACAGATTACAAACTTGACTACTCAAATTGGAGAACTTCGTGAGATGTTGGTCCAAGCCATCGGTCCAAATAATCATAGAGCTGTTGGAGTCAATAATCTGTGAATTTTTAGGCTCCGTGTTCAAGACAACGAATCGGAGTCCGAAGAAGAAGATGTGGAACCACACCCAGCTAACAATCCAAATCATCAAAACCACAACAACTTTGATGACTTTCGGATTAAGGACGACATTCCAACTTTTACGGGAAACCTTAAAATCGAAGATTTCCTAGATTGGCTAGTTGAAGTAGAAAGATTCGTTGATGTGATGCAGGTTTCCGAAACAAAGACGATGAATATGGTGGCCTTTCGTGTCAAAGCAACTGCCGCTGTTTGGTGGGATCAATTACAAAATACCTGGCAGAGGCAAGGAAAGAATCGAATCCGCACTTGGAGAAAAATGAAGCAACTCATGATGGATCGTTTCTTACCTGCGGATTATGAACAGCTTTTGTATCGTATGTACATCAGCTGCGTCCAAGGCAATAGAAATGTGACTGATTATACGAATGATTTCATGAGACTTGTGGAGCGAAACAATCTGATGGAGACAGAAAATCAAAACGTTGCGAGGTTCGTGAATGGATTGAAACCCTCCATTCAAGAAAAGATTGGGTTGCAAAATCTATGGAGTTTGCAAGAGGCCATTAACATGGCCTTGAAGGCGGAGATAATAGAGAAAGAAAGGCGACAAACCTCTTTCCGGAGGAATGTGATGGAGCATTTTGAAAACCCTGTTGTCTCGTCCACCGACAAAGGGAAATATGTGCCACAAAGTTCGGGAGAATTGaaaccttcaagttttccttctCGAGCGTCAAATGAAGGGAGCAGCAGAACTTTTAACAAGGGGCAGAATAGAAACCAACCTCCAAGGGAGAATCCGTACGCCAAGCCTATGGGGGACATTTGTTATCGTTGCAACAAAATTAGGCATCGATCTAACGTTTGTCCTGAACGGAGACAAGCCAACTTGTTGGAGGTTGAAGGGGACCAAGAAGAAGTTGGTGATGATGACCATGAAGGCGTTGAATTCGCAAATGAAGAAGGAATGGATCACCTCATTTTGGTGTTGCAGCGGGCTCTCTTAACACCAaaagaggatgggcaatgacaTTGCATTTTTCGTTCTCTTTGCTCCATTAACAGCAAAGTTTGCGAAGTGATTGTAGAcaatggaagttgtgaaaatttTGTGGCCAAGAAAGTGGTGTTATTTACTTGGAATAATCAGAAGATTGCGATGGCTCCTGTTTCGCCCTCTGAAGTACCAAAAGCAAAGAATACTAGTTTCCTCACTCTAATTAGTGATAAGAAGGAGATTGAAGGGGCCATAAAAGAAGCAGATTCTTTCTTTCTGATCGTGATGAAGGGACTATTGacagaaaacaaagaagaggaACAAATCTCTTCAGAAGTGCAACAATTATTAGAGGAATTTCATGAACTCATTTCTGACGAGTTGCCTAACGAGCTTCCTCCCATGAGGAACATCCAACATCAAATTTATTTGGTACCTGGAGCTAGCCTACCAAATCTTCGCCATTATCGAATGAGCCCTGTCGAaaatgagattttgagggaacAAATTGAAGACTTGCTGCGAAAGGGGTTTATCTGAGAAAGTATGAGCCCTTGTGCAGTACCTGCCCTATTGGTTCCAaagaaagacaaggaaaagaaaaaggcatgGCGTATGTGTGTAGACAGCCGAGCTATTAACTGAATCACCATCAAATACAGATTTCCAATACCTTGGTTAGATGACATGCTACATGTGCTTGAAGGTTcgaattattttaaaaaattgaccTTCACAGTGGCTACCATCAAATTCGAATCAGGCCTGGAGATGAGTGGAAAACGACGTTTAAGAGCAAAGATGGACTGTTCGAGTGGctagtgatgccatttggattg
It encodes the following:
- the LOC139191001 gene encoding uncharacterized protein; translated protein: MGDRDHEPTPITRADLDAQAEQITNLTTQIGELREMLRVQDNESESEEEDVEPHPANNPNHQNHNNFDDFRIKDDIPTFTGNLKIEDFLDWLVEVERFVDVMQVSETKTMNMVAFRVKATAAVWWDQLQNTWQRQGKNRIRTWRKMKQLMMDRFLPADYEQLLYRMYISCVQGNRNVTDYTNDFMRLVERNNLMETENQNVARFVNGLKPSIQEKIGLQNLWSLQEAINMALKAEIIEKERRQTSFRRNVMEHFENPVVSSTDKGKYVPQSSGELKPSSFPSRASNEGSSRTFNKGQNRNQPPRENPYAKPMGDICYRCNKIRHRSNVCPERRQANLLEVEGDQEEVGDDDHEGVEFANEEGMDHLILVLQRALLTPKEDGQ